In Acidobacteriota bacterium, one DNA window encodes the following:
- the murQ gene encoding N-acetylmuramic acid 6-phosphate etherase, protein MKSRTPPADNRPVSRRANSASSIRALATEQSLLINTSIKALDTLNSIAIVHSIHRQDSTVSQAVAAVLPQIAKVVDAAVKSLRRGGRLIYVGAGTSGRLGVLDAAECPPTFGVSPDKILAVIAGGARALLHAAEAAEDDAALGARDVAAKKVGSRDVVIGLSASGRTPYTVGALRYARSRRAVTVAIACNSDSPLEKIARIAITPLTGPEILSGSTRLKAGLAQKMILQMISTAVMTQLGNVYQNYMVGVRPTNEKLVARACGIISKITGASERSARATLQMAGNDVRTAIVMLRRKLDREKAAHLLAFRAGNLRKII, encoded by the coding sequence ATGAAATCACGAACACCGCCTGCCGATAATCGACCTGTTTCGCGCCGAGCGAACTCCGCCAGTTCAATTCGGGCGCTGGCGACTGAACAATCACTTCTGATAAACACATCCATCAAAGCCCTCGATACGCTCAATTCAATTGCCATTGTCCACAGCATCCACCGCCAGGATTCCACCGTCTCGCAGGCCGTCGCCGCCGTGCTGCCACAGATCGCCAAGGTGGTGGATGCCGCGGTCAAGTCGTTGCGCAGGGGTGGACGGCTCATCTACGTCGGCGCTGGAACCAGCGGGCGGCTGGGGGTTCTGGATGCCGCGGAATGTCCACCGACGTTCGGAGTCTCGCCGGATAAGATTCTGGCGGTCATCGCCGGCGGCGCGCGCGCGCTGCTCCATGCCGCCGAGGCCGCAGAGGATGACGCCGCGCTGGGCGCGCGCGATGTGGCCGCAAAAAAAGTTGGCTCGCGCGATGTGGTGATCGGATTGAGCGCCAGCGGTCGCACCCCGTACACCGTGGGCGCGCTGCGCTATGCGCGCTCGCGCCGGGCCGTTACCGTGGCCATCGCCTGCAATTCGGACTCTCCACTCGAAAAGATCGCCCGCATCGCCATCACCCCGCTGACTGGACCGGAAATTCTCTCCGGCTCGACGCGCCTGAAGGCGGGCTTGGCGCAGAAGATGATCCTGCAGATGATCTCGACCGCAGTGATGACACAACTCGGCAATGTTTATCAAAACTACATGGTGGGCGTGCGCCCGACGAATGAGAAACTCGTCGCGCGCGCCTGCGGCATCATCTCGAAGATCACCGGCGCTTCGGAGCGCTCCGCGCGCGCCACCTTGCAAATGGCCGGCAACGATGTGCGCACGGCCATCGTCATGCTGCGCCGGAAACTCGATCGTGAGAAAGCGGCCCACTTGCTCGCTTTCCGCGCGGGCAATCTACGCAAGATCATTTAG
- the nagA gene encoding N-acetylglucosamine-6-phosphate deacetylase encodes MSLQALFAARLLTPLEEMREGVVLIEDGTIRAAGPRADIAIPASAKRIELGDRTIAPGFIDIHIHGGVGHDVMEATPSALTAVARHLLRRGTTSFVPTTVSAPIAQLERSLDGLHRTLSAWKQSSTTPAAEPLGIHLEGPFISATCRGAHGRADLQLPSLELFERLRGAAGAWLKILTLAPELPGAAELQSHAQRHRVQVALGHSDASHQQARDAIDAGASHGVHIFNAMRRFAHREPGILGALLTDDRIMAEVIADGVHVAPAALQLLLRAKGVARTVLITDAVSATGMTPGPYRLGEMEILLSDDPATGLPACRNLEGALAGSVLTQDAAVRNMMSLAGSTLADAVRMASSNPAQLLGLGERKGIIRAGADADLVILNPDATVAGAVARGAVEMF; translated from the coding sequence ATGTCACTACAGGCTCTCTTCGCTGCTCGTCTGCTAACCCCGCTGGAAGAGATGCGCGAAGGCGTCGTGTTGATCGAAGACGGGACCATCCGCGCCGCCGGTCCGCGCGCGGACATTGCCATACCCGCATCCGCAAAGCGCATCGAGCTGGGCGACAGGACAATTGCCCCAGGCTTCATCGATATCCACATCCACGGTGGCGTCGGACATGATGTGATGGAGGCCACTCCGAGCGCGCTGACGGCTGTCGCACGGCATTTGCTGCGGCGCGGGACAACCAGCTTCGTGCCCACCACCGTTTCGGCTCCCATCGCGCAACTGGAGCGCTCGCTCGACGGATTGCATCGCACGCTCAGCGCGTGGAAGCAATCTTCAACAACACCCGCCGCTGAGCCGCTGGGGATTCATCTGGAGGGCCCGTTCATCAGCGCCACCTGCCGCGGTGCGCACGGTCGCGCCGATCTGCAATTGCCGTCACTAGAATTGTTCGAGCGTCTGCGCGGCGCGGCCGGAGCGTGGCTGAAAATTCTCACGCTCGCTCCCGAGCTGCCCGGCGCGGCGGAGTTACAAAGTCATGCGCAACGCCACCGCGTGCAAGTCGCTTTGGGTCACTCCGACGCCAGCCACCAGCAGGCGCGCGACGCGATTGACGCCGGGGCGAGCCACGGCGTGCATATCTTCAACGCCATGCGCCGGTTCGCGCATCGCGAGCCGGGCATCCTCGGCGCGCTGCTGACCGACGACCGCATAATGGCCGAGGTCATCGCCGACGGCGTGCATGTGGCCCCGGCGGCGTTGCAGTTGCTCCTGCGAGCCAAGGGTGTTGCGCGCACGGTGCTGATCACCGACGCGGTCAGCGCGACAGGCATGACGCCGGGCCCCTACAGGTTGGGGGAGATGGAGATACTTCTCAGCGACGATCCGGCGACGGGCCTTCCGGCCTGCCGCAATCTGGAAGGCGCGCTGGCAGGCAGCGTGCTCACGCAGGACGCCGCCGTGCGCAACATGATGTCGCTCGCCGGCTCGACGCTCGCCGATGCGGTGCGCATGGCCAGCAGCAATCCCGCGCAGTTGCTGGGCCTTGGCGAACGCAAAGGAATCATCCGCGCAGGAGCCGACGCCGATCTGGTGATCCTGAATCCTGACGCGACCGTAGCCGGTGCCGTGGCGCGAGGCGCCGTGGAGATGTTCTAA
- the mnmE gene encoding tRNA uridine-5-carboxymethylaminomethyl(34) synthesis GTPase MnmE produces the protein MYTDDTIAAIATPSGHGGIGIVRLSGGKSWKIAGLILRPRQEGTNREGIPLEPWRTHLAVVASEEGDAIDHALVTSFRKPQSYTAEDMVEIACHGSPVVLRLVLERCLAAGARLAEPGEFTMRAFLNGRIDLAQAEAVRDLIEARTLFQAKVAAQQVEGSVAQWVSPIKRELTDLIAFLEAGIDFAEDDVSVMNTPEIISRMDRVMIPLGRSRETFAAARIAHDGLNLAIVGRPNVGKSSLFNRLIQQDRAIVTATPGTTRDLVSETVEIDGIPLRFVDTAGIRQAFDEAESIGIRKSQEAAADSDLTLLVIDGTACADGLAGDDQALLQRLTAAGKLLVVINKCDLPLPISRPELANQIGTAALRLTSEESADKLLVQFVSALDGAGIAELRRAILAQADPALAGQRETQLLTNLRHQQAVTAAHECLRAARQAAETHLPHEMLLLDLYAALRSLDELTGATTSEDILTKIFSTFCIGK, from the coding sequence ATGTATACGGACGACACCATTGCCGCGATTGCCACTCCCTCCGGACACGGCGGCATCGGCATTGTGCGTCTCTCGGGCGGCAAGTCCTGGAAGATCGCCGGGCTAATTCTGCGCCCCCGGCAGGAGGGTACAAACCGCGAGGGTATTCCTCTCGAACCCTGGCGCACTCATCTCGCCGTGGTGGCTAGCGAAGAAGGCGATGCCATCGATCATGCGCTGGTAACCTCGTTTCGCAAGCCGCAATCCTATACCGCCGAGGACATGGTGGAGATCGCCTGCCACGGCTCGCCCGTGGTGTTGCGGCTCGTGCTGGAGCGCTGCCTGGCAGCGGGCGCGCGGCTGGCCGAGCCGGGCGAGTTTACCATGCGCGCGTTTCTCAATGGCCGCATCGACTTGGCCCAGGCCGAGGCGGTCCGCGACCTGATCGAAGCGCGCACGTTGTTTCAAGCTAAGGTCGCCGCGCAGCAGGTGGAGGGCAGCGTCGCCCAGTGGGTGTCGCCCATCAAGCGCGAGCTGACCGACTTGATCGCTTTTCTCGAAGCGGGCATCGACTTCGCCGAGGACGACGTCAGCGTGATGAACACGCCGGAGATCATCTCGCGCATGGACCGCGTGATGATCCCGCTGGGACGGAGCCGCGAGACCTTCGCCGCCGCACGCATCGCCCATGACGGACTGAATCTCGCCATCGTAGGCCGTCCCAACGTGGGCAAGTCCAGCCTGTTCAACCGGCTCATCCAGCAGGACCGCGCCATTGTAACGGCCACGCCGGGCACCACGCGCGATCTGGTCTCTGAAACCGTGGAGATCGATGGCATCCCGCTGCGCTTCGTCGATACCGCGGGCATTCGCCAGGCCTTTGACGAAGCCGAGAGCATCGGCATCCGCAAGTCGCAGGAGGCCGCGGCGGACTCCGATCTAACGCTGCTGGTGATCGACGGAACAGCTTGTGCCGACGGCCTCGCCGGCGACGATCAAGCTCTGCTGCAACGCCTGACCGCAGCCGGCAAGCTGCTGGTGGTGATCAACAAGTGCGATCTACCATTGCCTATTTCCCGCCCCGAACTCGCCAATCAAATTGGCACAGCGGCACTGCGGCTGACATCTGAGGAATCTGCGGATAAGCTTTTGGTGCAGTTCGTCTCCGCGCTGGATGGCGCCGGCATCGCCGAGTTGCGCCGCGCCATTCTCGCGCAGGCTGACCCGGCGCTGGCAGGCCAGCGGGAAACACAGTTGCTCACCAACCTGCGCCATCAGCAAGCGGTCACCGCGGCGCACGAATGTCTGCGGGCCGCGCGGCAGGCCGCCGAGACTCACCTCCCGCACGAGATGCTGCTGCTCGATCTGTATGCTGCGTTGCGCTCTCTGGATGAGTTGACCGGCGCCACCACCAGCGAAGACATTCTCACGAAAATCTTTTCGACGTTCTGCATCGGCAAGTAG